Proteins found in one Neofelis nebulosa isolate mNeoNeb1 chromosome 3, mNeoNeb1.pri, whole genome shotgun sequence genomic segment:
- the YTHDC1 gene encoding YTH domain-containing protein 1 isoform X1 — protein MAADSREEKEDYQDCSSWLLSDGELNVLDDILTEVPEQDDELYNPESEQDKNEKKGSKRKSDRMESTDIKRQKPSLHSRQLISKPLSSSVSNNKRIVSTKGKSVAEYKNEEYQRSERSKRLEADRKIRLSSSASREPYKSQPEKTCLRKRDPERRTKSPTPDGSERIGLEVDRRASRSSQSSKEEVNSEEYGSDHETGSSGSSDEQGNNTENEEEGVEDVEEDEEVEEDAEEDEEVDEDGEEEEEEEEEEEEEEEEEEEEEEEYEQDERDQKEEGNDYDTRSEASDSDSESVSFTDGSVRSGSGTDGSDEKKKERKRARGISPIVFDRSGSSASESYAGSEKKHEKLSSSVRAVRKDQTSKLKYVLQDARFFLIKSNNHENVSLAKAKGVWSTLPVNEKKLNAAFRSARSVILIFSVRESGKFQGFARLSSESHHGGSPIHWVLPAGMNAKMLGGVFKIDWICRRELPFTKSAHLTNPWNEHKPVKIGRDGQEIELECGTQLCLLFPPDESIDLYQVIHKMRHKRRMHSQPRSRGRPSRREPVRDVGRRRPEDYDIHNSRKKPRIDYAPEFHQRPGYLKDPRYQEVDSFTNLIPNRRFSGVRRDVFLNGSYNDYVREFHNMGPPPPWQGMAPYPGMEQPPHHPYYQHHAPPPQAHPPYSGHHPVPHEARYRDKRVHDYDMRVDDFLRRTQAVVSGRRSRPRERDRERERDRPRDNRRDRERDRGRDRERERERLCDRDRDRGERGRYRR, from the exons ATGGCGGCCGACAGCCGGGAGGAGAAAG AAGACTATCAGGACTGCTCCAGCTGGTTGCTTTCAG ATGGAGAACTTAATGTTCTAGATGACATTTTGACTGAAGTACCAGAACAGGATGATGAACTGTATAATCCAGAGAGTGAACAAGATAAAAACGAGAAAAAGg gatcaaaaagaaaaagtgaccGAATGGAATCTACTGACATCAAGCGGCAAAAGCCTTCTCTTCATTCAAGACAGTTGATTTCTAAGCCACTGAGCTCATCTGTCAGCAATAACAAAAGAATAGTTAGTACCAAGGGAAAGTCAGTTGCAGAGTATAAAAATGAGGAATATCAAAGATCTGAAAGAAGCAAGCGTCTAGAAGCTGATCGGAAGATTCGTTTGTCGAGCAGTGCTTCTAGAGAACCTTATAAGAGTCAGCCTGAAAAAACTTGTCTCCGGAAAAGGGATCCCGAAAGGAGGACCAAATCCCCTACACCAGATGGTTCTGAG AGAATTGGGCTTGAAGTGGATAGACGTGCAAGCAGATCCAGCCAGTCTTCTAAGGAAGAAGTTAACTCTGAAGAATATGGCTCTGACCATGAGACTGGCAGCAGTGGTTCTTCTGATGAGCAAGGCAACAACACTGAGAatgaggaggaaggggtggaagATGTGGAAGAAGATGAAGAGGTAGAAGAAGATGCGGAGGAAGATGAAGAAGTGGACGaagatggagaagaggaggaggaggaggaggaggaagaggaagaggaagaagaggaggaggaggaggaagaagaagaatatgAACAGGATGAGAGAGaccagaaggaagagggaaatgatTATGACACTCGAAGTGAAGCTAGCGACTCTGATTCTGAATCCGTTTCCTTCACAGATGGATCTGTCAGATCTGGTTCAGGCACAGATGGATCAG atgagaaaaagaaggaaaggaagagagctAGAGGCATCTCTCCAATTGTTTTTGATAGAAGTGGAAGCTCTGCATCAGAGTCCTATGCAG GTTCAGAAAAGAAGCATGAGAAATTATCATCTTCCGTTCGTGCTGTCCGAAAAG atcAAACCAGTAAACTCAAATATGTACTACAGGATGCAAGATTTTTTCTCATAAAGAGTAACAACCATGAGAATGTGTCTCTTGCCAAAGCTAAG GGTGTTTGGTCCACGCTGCCAGtaaatgagaagaaattaaatgcTGCATTCAGATCTGCAAGGAGTGTTATCTTAATATTTTCTGTCAGAGAGAGTGGAAAATTTCAAG GATTTGCAAGACTTTCTTCAGAGTCACATCATGGAGGATCTCCTATACATTGGGTGCTTCCAGCAGGAATGAATGCTAAAATGTTGGGAGGAGTTTTTAAAATTGACTGGATTTGCAG GCGTGAATTACCCTTCACTAAGTCAGCTCATCTCACCAATCCTTGGAATGAACATAAGCCAGTAAAGATTGGACGTGATGGACAG GAAATTGAACTTGAATGTGGAACCCAGCTTTGTCTTCTATTTCCCCCCGATGAAAGTATTGACTTGTATCAGGTCATTCATAAAATGCGTCACAAGAGAAGAATGCATTCTCAGCCCCGATCAAGAGGACGTCCATCCCGTCGAGAACCAGTCCGGGATGTGGGAAG GCGTCGACCAGAAGATTATGATATTCATAACAGCAGAAAGAAACCAAGGATTGACTATGCCCCTGAGTTTCACCAGAGACCAg GGTATTTAAAGGATCCACGATACCAGGAAGTAGACAG TTTCACAAATCTTATTCCCAACAGACGATTTTCAGGAGTTCGCCGAGATGTGTTTTTAAATGGG tcctACAATGATTATGTGAGGGAATTTCATAACATGGGACCACCACCACCTTGGCAAGgaatg GCTCCTTATCCTGGAATGGAACAACCTCCACACCATCCTTACTATCAGCACCATGCTCCACCTCCTCAAGCTCATCCCCCTTACTCAGGACATCACCCAGTACCACATGAAGCAAGATACAGAGATAAACGAGTA
- the YTHDC1 gene encoding YTH domain-containing protein 1 isoform X2 — protein sequence MAADSREEKEDYQDCSSWLLSDGELNVLDDILTEVPEQDDELYNPESEQDKNEKKGSKRKSDRMESTDIKRQKPSLHSRQLISKPLSSSVSNNKRIVSTKGKSVAEYKNEEYQRSERSKRLEADRKIRLSSSASREPYKSQPEKTCLRKRDPERRTKSPTPDGSERIGLEVDRRASRSSQSSKEEVNSEEYGSDHETGSSGSSDEQGNNTENEEEGVEDVEEDEEVEEDAEEDEEVDEDGEEEEEEEEEEEEEEEEEEEEEEEYEQDERDQKEEGNDYDTRSEASDSDSESVSFTDGSVRSGSGTDGSDEKKKERKRARGISPIVFDRSGSSASESYAGSEKKHEKLSSSVRAVRKDQTSKLKYVLQDARFFLIKSNNHENVSLAKAKGVWSTLPVNEKKLNAAFRSARSVILIFSVRESGKFQGFARLSSESHHGGSPIHWVLPAGMNAKMLGGVFKIDWICRRELPFTKSAHLTNPWNEHKPVKIGRDGQEIELECGTQLCLLFPPDESIDLYQVIHKMRHKRRMHSQPRSRGRPSRREPVRDVGRRRPEDYDIHNSRKKPRIDYAPEFHQRPGYLKDPRYQEVDRRFSGVRRDVFLNGSYNDYVREFHNMGPPPPWQGMAPYPGMEQPPHHPYYQHHAPPPQAHPPYSGHHPVPHEARYRDKRVHDYDMRVDDFLRRTQAVVSGRRSRPRERDRERERDRPRDNRRDRERDRGRDRERERERLCDRDRDRGERGRYRR from the exons ATGGCGGCCGACAGCCGGGAGGAGAAAG AAGACTATCAGGACTGCTCCAGCTGGTTGCTTTCAG ATGGAGAACTTAATGTTCTAGATGACATTTTGACTGAAGTACCAGAACAGGATGATGAACTGTATAATCCAGAGAGTGAACAAGATAAAAACGAGAAAAAGg gatcaaaaagaaaaagtgaccGAATGGAATCTACTGACATCAAGCGGCAAAAGCCTTCTCTTCATTCAAGACAGTTGATTTCTAAGCCACTGAGCTCATCTGTCAGCAATAACAAAAGAATAGTTAGTACCAAGGGAAAGTCAGTTGCAGAGTATAAAAATGAGGAATATCAAAGATCTGAAAGAAGCAAGCGTCTAGAAGCTGATCGGAAGATTCGTTTGTCGAGCAGTGCTTCTAGAGAACCTTATAAGAGTCAGCCTGAAAAAACTTGTCTCCGGAAAAGGGATCCCGAAAGGAGGACCAAATCCCCTACACCAGATGGTTCTGAG AGAATTGGGCTTGAAGTGGATAGACGTGCAAGCAGATCCAGCCAGTCTTCTAAGGAAGAAGTTAACTCTGAAGAATATGGCTCTGACCATGAGACTGGCAGCAGTGGTTCTTCTGATGAGCAAGGCAACAACACTGAGAatgaggaggaaggggtggaagATGTGGAAGAAGATGAAGAGGTAGAAGAAGATGCGGAGGAAGATGAAGAAGTGGACGaagatggagaagaggaggaggaggaggaggaggaagaggaagaggaagaagaggaggaggaggaggaagaagaagaatatgAACAGGATGAGAGAGaccagaaggaagagggaaatgatTATGACACTCGAAGTGAAGCTAGCGACTCTGATTCTGAATCCGTTTCCTTCACAGATGGATCTGTCAGATCTGGTTCAGGCACAGATGGATCAG atgagaaaaagaaggaaaggaagagagctAGAGGCATCTCTCCAATTGTTTTTGATAGAAGTGGAAGCTCTGCATCAGAGTCCTATGCAG GTTCAGAAAAGAAGCATGAGAAATTATCATCTTCCGTTCGTGCTGTCCGAAAAG atcAAACCAGTAAACTCAAATATGTACTACAGGATGCAAGATTTTTTCTCATAAAGAGTAACAACCATGAGAATGTGTCTCTTGCCAAAGCTAAG GGTGTTTGGTCCACGCTGCCAGtaaatgagaagaaattaaatgcTGCATTCAGATCTGCAAGGAGTGTTATCTTAATATTTTCTGTCAGAGAGAGTGGAAAATTTCAAG GATTTGCAAGACTTTCTTCAGAGTCACATCATGGAGGATCTCCTATACATTGGGTGCTTCCAGCAGGAATGAATGCTAAAATGTTGGGAGGAGTTTTTAAAATTGACTGGATTTGCAG GCGTGAATTACCCTTCACTAAGTCAGCTCATCTCACCAATCCTTGGAATGAACATAAGCCAGTAAAGATTGGACGTGATGGACAG GAAATTGAACTTGAATGTGGAACCCAGCTTTGTCTTCTATTTCCCCCCGATGAAAGTATTGACTTGTATCAGGTCATTCATAAAATGCGTCACAAGAGAAGAATGCATTCTCAGCCCCGATCAAGAGGACGTCCATCCCGTCGAGAACCAGTCCGGGATGTGGGAAG GCGTCGACCAGAAGATTATGATATTCATAACAGCAGAAAGAAACCAAGGATTGACTATGCCCCTGAGTTTCACCAGAGACCAg GGTATTTAAAGGATCCACGATACCAGGAAGTAGACAG ACGATTTTCAGGAGTTCGCCGAGATGTGTTTTTAAATGGG tcctACAATGATTATGTGAGGGAATTTCATAACATGGGACCACCACCACCTTGGCAAGgaatg GCTCCTTATCCTGGAATGGAACAACCTCCACACCATCCTTACTATCAGCACCATGCTCCACCTCCTCAAGCTCATCCCCCTTACTCAGGACATCACCCAGTACCACATGAAGCAAGATACAGAGATAAACGAGTA